In Brassica rapa cultivar Chiifu-401-42 chromosome A06, CAAS_Brap_v3.01, whole genome shotgun sequence, a single window of DNA contains:
- the LOC103871012 gene encoding uncharacterized protein LOC103871012, with protein MSTRIRMVLFVNLLSLLFSTAIVHSNQNTVPLRSFKISENVTYDCIDIYKQPGLEHPLLKTHKIQMKSSISRHELKLQTGKNETSTKRKIVCPNGTVPILRNTKEYVTNSQVFAEKHFHPLSADSPGTHIAGVRSSIGPFRGVQAWFSANALNVGKDQVSYSQIYIGSGSENQVNYISAGWTINPSLYGDQRVWAFGFWKGKDGKGCYNTACSGFVQVSKVIPIVGPIDLKPGVPGWFRYFIHQDINTGNWWITQLMQNSPDIDIGYWPKELFNLLENGANMVGVGGVVQASRSGSSPPMGNGNFPNGGRLDSGLFSNIEVLNSNYEQRKMNSFHVENLLDSEKCYGLRIGKVKPFHRNYLGFFFNYGGPGGNSCGV; from the exons atgtcaACTAGAATTAGGATGGTGCTTTTTGTGAATCTGTTATCTCTTCTGTTTTCAACAGCTATAGTTCATTCCAATCAAAATACAGTGCCTCTCAGATCATTCAAG ATAAGTGAAAATGTAACATATGATTGCATAGATATTTACAAGCAACCAGGGCTCGAGCATCCTTTGCTAAAAACCCACAAAATTCAG atGAAATCATCAATTTCAAGACATGAGTTAAAGCTACAAACGGGCAAAAATGAAACATCTACCAAAAGGAAAATAGTATGTCCAAATGGAACTGTTCCTATATTGAGAAATACAAAAGAATATGTCACAAATTCGCAAGTGTTTGCTGAAAAACATTTTCATCCGTTATCAGCCGATAGCCCTGGAACGCAT ATTGCTGGAGTAAGATCATCCATTGGTCCATTTCGGGGTGTACAAGCTTGGTTTAGTGCAAATGCGCTAAACGTGGGAAAGGATCAAGTTTCGTATAGTCAAATATATATAGGCAGCGGATCGGAAAACCAAGTCAATTATATCTCAGCGGGTTGGACT ATAAATCCAAGTCTATATGGCGACCAACGTGTTTGGGCATTTGGATTTTGGAAG ggTAAGGATGGGAAAGGATGTTACAATACCGCATGTTCAGGGTTTGTTCAAGTATCAAAGGTGATTCCAATTGTCGGGCCCATTGATCTTAAGCCAGGGGTCCCTGGCTGGTTTCGATATTTCATTCATCAG GATATAAATACAGGAAACTGGTGGATTACACAACTTATGCAAAATTCACCTGATATAGATATTGGTTACTGGCCAAAAGAATTATTTAACCTTTTAGAAAATGGTGCAAATATGGTTGGAGTTGGTGGTGTGGTTCAGGCTTCACGTTCTGGTTCAAGCCCTCCCATGGGTAATGGTAATTTTCCAAATGGAGGCCGCCTAGATTCAGGACTTTTTTCAAATATTGAAGTCTTGAATTCTAACTATGAGCAGCGTAAAATGAATTCTTTTCATGTAGAGAATTTGTTAGATAGTGAGAAATGTTATGGGTTAAGAATTGGTAAGGTAAAACCATTCCATCGTAATTATCTAGGTTTCTTTTTCAATTATGGTGGTCCGGGAGGGAATTCATGTGGAGTATGA